The following proteins are co-located in the Gloeocapsa sp. PCC 7428 genome:
- a CDS encoding DUF1350 family protein, with protein sequence MEWKEIAGNWVLVPRHPVGIVHFLGGAFVATAPQLTYRWLLEQLGKEYAVVATPFVNTLDHAAIAQTVLNSFDNAIAELHDRALLRRRYLPTYGLGHSMGCKLHLLIGSLFDVERAGNILISYNNYAARDAIPLVQQFTPTFAVEFTPSPVETTNLVRDRYRVRRNLLIRFTNDTIDQSTALHQLLQQRFPEMVTLQTLPGSHTTPLGQDVSWQTGTNFTPFDAMGQWFKQEIYRDLNQLKRAIVLWLNPFSHVSNLSNR encoded by the coding sequence ATGGAATGGAAGGAAATTGCTGGTAACTGGGTTTTAGTTCCCCGACATCCTGTGGGAATTGTGCATTTTTTAGGAGGCGCTTTTGTTGCAACCGCACCTCAATTAACGTACCGTTGGTTGTTAGAACAATTGGGAAAAGAGTATGCTGTCGTTGCGACACCGTTTGTGAATACATTAGATCATGCAGCGATCGCGCAAACGGTTTTAAATAGTTTTGATAACGCGATCGCCGAATTACACGATCGCGCGCTATTACGTCGGCGCTATCTACCGACCTACGGGTTAGGACACAGTATGGGCTGTAAACTACACTTACTTATTGGTAGTCTTTTTGATGTCGAACGTGCAGGAAATATTCTCATTTCTTATAACAACTACGCAGCACGCGACGCGATTCCTTTAGTACAACAATTCACGCCTACTTTTGCGGTCGAGTTTACACCTTCTCCAGTGGAAACAACAAACTTAGTCCGCGATCGCTATCGTGTCCGTCGCAATTTGCTGATTCGCTTTACTAATGACACAATTGACCAATCCACGGCACTGCATCAACTGTTACAACAGCGTTTTCCGGAAATGGTTACGTTACAAACACTACCAGGAAGCCATACAACACCATTAGGACAAGATGTTAGTTGGCAAACTGGAACGAATTTTACACCGTTTGACGCGATGGGACAGTGGTTTAAGCAAGAGATCTATCGAGATTTAAACCAACTCAAGCGCGCTATTGTTTTGTGGCTCAATCCTTTTTCTCATGTCTCTAATCTTAGTAATCGATGA